The DNA segment GATTTCTGCAGACCGTAAGCCCCGTGCCGCATTTTCCCCTCTATTTTCTCATTAGAGATTGTCGGTTTTGTCCTACTGACGAAGTGAAGGTCTGCAAAGGTTGCAATTTTTCTTTCTAGCTTATGAAAAGGGTTCCTTTTCCCCCTTTTTGTTGGGGGTTAGCATCATGGAACGGTTTTAGCAATTGTAGTGGTTGAGAAGTACTTGGCAATACGGTACGTTTGGTGGGTCTGATCGTCAGGATCTCTAGTCTACATGGATTTGTGGGATTAATCGAGTAGTTCGTCACATATTATAGAAGCGCAAGAACTGATGTAATTGCCATTATCTGCAGGGGTTCCTAATCTATCTAATATGTTAGGGTAGTTAATGAGATGAGGTTGATATACGAGTTTGGCATTCCCTGATTCCTTGTTTAGGGCTTGATATCTTTTGAATACCATGATGTCAAAATTAGGATTAGATGCTTGTGAAACTAACAACATGGGATTATTAGACTggtttgtttttgtttctttggTTTCCATACTTAAATCTGAAGCATCTCTAGGTCCATAATCTCCTAAATTCCAGCATCTGTTTTTGTTCTTATTGAATaatggtagttggattttgggaaTGGCTTATGTAGACTATCCTGACCTCATCAATTCGCAGATAGCTCAAATTATTTCAGTAATCATCAATGGATAAACAGCATCTTTATTGCCACCTTCATTTGGTACTTCTGAATAGAAGCTTCTGCTGTCTTATTTTGCTGAGAAACAAGATTCTTGTGTCGGAATTTTGTCCTTCTATCCTGTGCTCACGCAGATGAATATTTGGATTGTATCATTCGACACTCATATTTGCCTTGATATATACTGTTGTTGAGTTATAATTTAGTACTTTCTTATTCATCAATTTTCTCGGATGTATTTCCTTACAAAAGTTAACAATGCTGGTGTTTTACTTCAGTGCAGCTAGGAGACAATGAACAAAACTTTTGTTCCTTTGATGATTATCTTAACACAATTTATTAACTTATTCTGGTTCACATTTTGCAGGATATATGAAGGAGAGGAGCAGCATAGCTGTGATAGGTCTGAGTGTTCATACGGCTCCTGTCGAGATGCGTGAAAAGCTTGCTGTTCCAGAGGCCCAGTGGCCTCGTGCTATTGGTGAATTATGCAGCCTGAATCATATAGAAGAAGCTGCAGTTCTCAGTACATGCAACAGAATGGAAATATATGTAGTTGCTTTGTCTTGGAATCGTGGAATCAGAGAAGTGATGGAGTGGATGGCAAAGGTAACTGTTTTTTCTCCATCACAAACTGTGTGCTCTTCATATATGTCTCAATTGTGATTCCATCCATCTTTACTCTGCAAAAGAAACTGGTGTTCTTTTAGCATGTTTCTAGTCCATCAGTTATTAATTATTTGCTTTTGTATGATGTGGCAGACAAGTGGGATTCCGGTATCAGAGCTCCGACAACATCTTTTTGTGCTCCGTGATAGTGATGCCACAAGGCATCTGTTTGAAGTGTCGGCAGGTCTTGACTCTCTTGTCTTGGGAGAAGGACAGATTCTCGCTCAAGTTAAACAAGTTGTAAGGATCGGGCAAGGCAGTGGAGGATTGGGAAAGAATATTGACAGGATGTTTAAGGATGCAATTACTGCTGGAAAACGAGTTCGCAGTGAGACCAACATAGCATCTGGTGCGGTCTCTGTAAGCTCAGCTGCAGTTGAGTTGGCTCTTATGAAACTCCCAAAGTCCCATTCTACATCTGCTCGAATGCTGGTGATTGGAGCCGGCAAGATGGGGAAGCTAGTGATCAAACATCTAGCTGCCAAAGGATGCAAAAAGGTTGTGGTCGTTAACAGGTCAGTGGAGAGGGTAGATGCTATCCGTGAAGAACTGAAGGATATTGAAATTATCTACAGACCTTTCTCAGAAATGCTCTCCTCTTCTGCTGAGGCAGATGTTATTTTCACAAGCACAGCATCTGAGACACCACTATTCTTGAAAGAGCATGTTGAAGCTCTTCCTCCTGTGGGCTTCGAAGTTGGGAGCATAAGACTTTTTGTGGATATTTCAGTGCCTAGGAACGTAGGATCCTGTGCTGCAAATCTTGAACATGCTCGAGTGTACAATGTCGACGACCTCAAGGAGGTTGTGGAAGCCAACAAGGAAGATCGGCTGAGGaaggcaatggaagctcaatcAATAATTACGCTGGAACTGAAACGGTTTGAGGCATGGAGGGACTCTCTGGAGACCGTCCCTACCATCAAGAAGTTGAGGTCCTATGCTGATAGAATTCGGGTTTCGGAGCTTGAGAAGTGTTTTCAGAAGATAGGCGATGATGCATTAACAAAGAAAATGAGAAAAGCTATTGAAGACCTCAGCAGTGGTATAGTAAACAAGCTTCTTCATGGCCCACTGCAGCACTTGAGATGTGATGGCACCGATAGCCGGACTCTGGATGAGACCCTTGAAAATATGCATGCACTCAATAGGATGTTCAGTCTGGACACTGAGAAAGCCATTTTGGAACAAAAGATCAAGGCCAAAGTGGAGAAAACTCAAAGTTAAGCTTATTCAGGAACCTCATGGGACAACAAAAGTCAGACATCTTTCTGAATTTTTTGTTTCCAGACTGCACATAATACACACCCCCAATCCTTCATTTCCATTGTTCTTCGATAAGAGTGAGTTTATCTAAATTATGGAATTGTGGCCTCCCTGTATCATTTACTTAAGAGAGAGATGATAGATGCTTTAGGCTTTTAAACAATGCAAGCATTGTAGGATGGCTATCTTCTTATTTGATTGGTACATTTGAGTacattgatttttttgtttttgaattaTTCCAGAGTCTGCTTTTTAAGAGGTTACATGTCTTCATGGATTTGTGTGATGCAATTTTGTGAATACATTTACCACTTTCG comes from the Musa acuminata AAA Group cultivar baxijiao chromosome BXJ2-8, Cavendish_Baxijiao_AAA, whole genome shotgun sequence genome and includes:
- the LOC135619239 gene encoding glutamyl-tRNA reductase 2-like, which gives rise to MATASGVVITVAGPGKVGSVFRRRSPSRSSSASWSSAGLYRVRPRGPAYSGSPRVVLRRSPRCEVKADLEEKSAAAASVSALEQFKISADRYMKERSSIAVIGLSVHTAPVEMREKLAVPEAQWPRAIGELCSLNHIEEAAVLSTCNRMEIYVVALSWNRGIREVMEWMAKTSGIPVSELRQHLFVLRDSDATRHLFEVSAGLDSLVLGEGQILAQVKQVVRIGQGSGGLGKNIDRMFKDAITAGKRVRSETNIASGAVSVSSAAVELALMKLPKSHSTSARMLVIGAGKMGKLVIKHLAAKGCKKVVVVNRSVERVDAIREELKDIEIIYRPFSEMLSSSAEADVIFTSTASETPLFLKEHVEALPPVGFEVGSIRLFVDISVPRNVGSCAANLEHARVYNVDDLKEVVEANKEDRLRKAMEAQSIITLELKRFEAWRDSLETVPTIKKLRSYADRIRVSELEKCFQKIGDDALTKKMRKAIEDLSSGIVNKLLHGPLQHLRCDGTDSRTLDETLENMHALNRMFSLDTEKAILEQKIKAKVEKTQS